A window from Scleropages formosus chromosome 17, fSclFor1.1, whole genome shotgun sequence encodes these proteins:
- the cyp1d1 gene encoding cytochrome P450 1D1, which translates to MFLLEDSFMLFSTVTMALFAMGLILFALERRKQEREQFKRPPGPIPWPFIGNLLQMGEQLHICLTRLRDKYGDVFKVKMGSLVVVVLSGYDTIKQALVRQGESFAGRPDLFSFSAVANGTSMTFSEKYGEAWILHKKICKNALRTFSQAKANNSMCSCLLEERICAEASDLVNALSEHPDRARGFDPSVSLVTSVANVVCALCFGKRYEYSDKEFLNIVQINNEVLRIFAAGNLADFFPIFRYLPSPSLRKLMQYIRRMNSFIEENIQEHLNTFDKNCIRDITDALIALSEDRYEEEKQSVLSSTQIVHTVIDIFGAGFDTIIAGLQWSLLYLIKFPDIQCKIYQEIDDKIGSNRMPRFEDKPKMPFTEAFIYEVFRHSSYVPFTIPHCTTENIVLNGYFIPKDTCIFINQYQVNHDPALWSRPKLFQPERFLDASGQLNKDLTDKVMIFGMGKRRCVGDGFARLEMFLFFTTLLHRLQISNVSGQELDLTAEFGLTMKPKPYKIRVSPRY; encoded by the exons ATGTTTCTACTTGAAGACTCATTCATGCTATTTTCCACTGTGACAATGGCCCTCTTTGCAATGGGACTCATCTtgtttgctttggaaagaagaaaacaggagAGAGAACAGTTCAAGAGGCCCCCTGGGCCGATACCTTGGCCGTTCATTGGCAACCTGCTACAGATGGGGGAACAATTACACATATGCCTGACCAGACTGAGGGACAAGTATGGGGATGTGTTCAAAGTGAAGATGGGCTCCCTTGTTGTGGTGGTGCTCAGTGGCTATGACACTATCAAGCAGGCCTTGGTCCGACAGGGCGAGAGCTTCGCTGGGAGACCTGAcctgttttccttttcagctgTTGCCAACGGGACCAGCATGACGTTCAGTGAGAAGTATGGCGAAGCCTGGATCCTTCACAAGAAAATCTGCAAGAATGCTCTCCGCACCTTCTCTCAGGCCAAGGCAAATAACTCTATGTGCTCCTGCCTTTTGGAGGAGCGCATCTGTGCGGAGGCGTCTGACCTGGTAAATGCACTGAGTGAACACCCGGACCGCGCAAGGGGCTTTGATCCTTCAGTTTCCTTGGTTACCTCTGTCGCCAACGTTGTCTGCGCCTTGTGCTTTGGCAAGAGGTATGAGTACAGTGACAAAGAGTTTCTCAATATTGTCCAGATAAACAATGAAGTCCTCCGGATTTTTGCTGCAGGGAACCTGGCAGATTTCTTTCCAATTTTTCGTTATCTCCCAAGTCCATCGCTGAGGAAGCTGATGCAGTACATCCGTCGAATGAACTCTTTTATAGAGGAAAACATTCAGGAACATTTGAATACATTTGATAAG aATTGCATCCGAGACATCACTGACGCACTGATTGCCCTTAGTGAAGACAGATATGAGGAAGAGAAGCAATCTGTGCTCTCCAGCACACAGATAGTCCACACTGTCATTGATATTTTTGGAGCTG GATTTGATACAATTATAGCTGGTTTGCAATGGAGCCTGCTCTACCTTATAAAGTTTCCAGATATCCAGTGTAAAATATATCAGGAAATAG ATGACAAGATTGGCTCCAACAGAATGCCAAGGTTTGAAGACAAGCCAAAAATGCCTTTCACTGAAGCATTTATATATGAAGTATTCAGACACTCTTCCTATGTTCCCTTCACCATACCACACTG CACTACAGAAAACATTGTGCTAAATGGATATTTCATTCCCAAAGACACATGCATTTTCATCAACCAGTATCAAGTTAATCATGATCC TGCCCTGTGGAGCAGACCAAAGTTATTCCAACCTGAGAGATTTTTAGATGCATCTGGACAATTGAATAAGGACCTGACAGACAAAGTGATGATATTTGGGATGGGAAAGAGGCGCTGTGTTGGTGATGGATTCGCCCGACTCGAGATGTTCTTGTTTTTCACTACCTTACTTCATCGGCTGCAGATTTCCAATGTTAGTGGCCAGGAGCTGGATCTGACAGCGGAGTTTGGCTTGACAATGAAACCAAAGCCTTACAAAATAAGGGTCTCACCACGATATTAG